The nucleotide sequence CAAGCTATGGCGTTTGTATTTCAATGACAACGGCTGGCAAGTAACCGATGAAGCCCCTACGCCCGAAATGCTTAAAGCTCTGCATAAAACGATTAAAAAGGTAAATGAAGATATCGAGAATTTCTCTTTCAATACCTCGGTGAGTCAGTTTATGATATGCGTGAATGAGTTATCAACGTTAAAATGCCACCATAGAGACATTTTAGCGCCTCTTGCGGTGTTGGTAGCGCCTTTCGCTCCGCATATCTCCGAAGAGCTCTGGAAAAGGCTCGGAAATACCGAAAGCATAACTTATGCACCTTATCCCGTACACGAGGATAAGTATTTGCAAGAAGACAGCAAGGAATACCCTGTATCGTTCAATGGCAAAGTACGCTTCAAACGCGCTTTTGCAACCACTATGACCCCTGCCGAAATAGAGCAAGCCATCCTCTCCGACCCTCAAACCGCAGAACAGCTACAAGGTAACATCCCTAAAAAGGTAATTGTAGTGCCTAATAGGATTATCAATATTGTAATGTAATAATACAAAGAGGCTTTACCCACAGTGGTGAAGCCTCTTTTTTTTGTCGTAGTTGTATTATTGAGGGTTTAAAAACACAACCTCACAGTGAATCAAAAATTAAAAGTATGTATACAATGAATACTATAATTATTCTCATATTCGTGCTTGTAGTTGTTTCGGTATATTTTATTGTGCAGTACAAAAGTAATTTCGAAAAACATTTAGCCTATCATACTCCCCGACTTCTTTCCCCCGAACGACAGGAATATATCAGAGGGGCAGAGCGATATATCAAAAAAGCGAGCATAGTTATAGGCTTGTTTGTTAGCTTTCCGTTAATAGTTGTATGCGCTTTTCTATTACTTGACGCTGGTATTCCTATCTTTTTTCTCCTTCTAATTTTTCTAATAGCAATAGAGTGTTTGGTTATTTATTTAATATATCGTATTTTAAAAAGAAATATTAAAAACCAACAAGCTCTCTTAGAACAAATGAGTGATAGCGATTTTGAGCTATTGCTTAGTGTACAAAAAGAATTATTTCTCTTCAAATACTTTCCTCCTTTTATGCTTTGCAAAGATAAGCTGTACTTATTTGTATCTCTTACCGTTGAGGAGATTGATCCTACAACAATAAAAGAAGTAGGTTTTGTTTATGCTAGGGGAGGGAGAGTAATTGTACGTATTAAATCAATAAAATCTACTTCAATTGTGATGTATAGGAATGTATATCCTATTTTTGGGGAGATTATCGAGAAATACAATCCTAATGCTCAAATAAAAACTTTAAAATAACCTATGAACTAAATAGAAAAATGAAAGATACTATCATTATCCCGTTCAGCAAAAAGAAAATGCTGAAACTCACAGGCATCTATGCTCTTATAATCCTTGGTGTAGCAGGTGTTATCGCTCTTATTTTATCAGCTGATACCCTAAACCTATACTATTTAGCATTCTTTTTAGTTTTATTGATAGTAACCATTATTCTCTTTTTTATGGGAATAAAAGGTCTATTATCGTTAAAGAGAAGCAAAGGAGGTGTAATACTCACTCCTGAGTACCTCAAAAGCAATGTGAATCTTGTAGGTAAATGGGTAGGTGAAATTCCTTGGAACGAAATAGCTGCTATAGGCAGAATGAAATTCTATGGAATACACATCCATATCAAACTCAAACACCCTGAAAACTACTTGAGCAGAATCAAAAGTAAAGAGATAAGGAATAGGTTTGAAGGAATTCAAATCGACAATAGCGAACTCGAAATCACTTTTGAGGAATTAGAAGGGCTTATCAATGAGTATTTTGCTAAATACGGCAATTCTTAATTCTTATCTAAAAAAATGGACATAATTTACATTATCTGTTTGGCACCCTTAGTGATTTTTATAGGTATCTTTCTGTACCTTACGATAATACGGAAAAACGCCTTTGAAGAACGATTAGTGCTTTTCCGTCCTACTCACCAGCTTTCACAAAAGCGTAAAACCTATATGCAGGGGGCACACAAATACCGCAAATATGCTTCTATTGCTTTGCTGGTGCTATTTTCTTTTCTTTTATTGATTTTGATTTTTGTAATGTTCAAAGAGGATTTTGAGGAAATAGGCAGTGTATATATGGTAATCTTTAATAAAATTAAGAAACTCATATTGTTTATCCTTCTTGCCCTTATACCTATTGTTCTGGCGTATTACCTTGCTACCTATGTGCTGAAACGCAATGAAAAAGCCCAACATATGCTGGTAGAACAAATGAGTGATACCGATTTTGAAACACTACTCAAAGTAAAAGATAGTTTGCCTTCTATCAGTAAGTATAGTCCTCCGTTTGTATTGTGTAACAAGAAGTTGTATATTTTTCTCTTCTATGCAATTAGAAAAATTGACCCTACTCAAATAACCGAAATTAATTGGGAAAATAATAAGAATAGTATTTTTATACGCCTCAAATCTCCTAAGAGAACAATGTTTACCCTATCCCCCACAACATTTTCTTATTTCTTGCCAATCGTTGAACAATATACAAAACCCAAATAAATAACTCTTACTTAAAATTATGGACATAATTTATTTACTCTGTTTTGTTTCGTTGGTGCTTCTCTTGGTTTTTATGTACTTTACGATGGTGCGCAAAAACGAATTCGAAGAGCACTTAGCACTTTATCGCCCTCAACACCAGTTGTCGCAAAAGCGGGAGGCTTATTTGAAAAAAGTGCGTAAGTTCCGCTTGTGGGTTACCGGTTTTATTATTGTGGTGTTTACAGCGCCTTTGTTTGTCTATCTTGTGCTGATGATACAAGAAGGTGTAGAGGTGCTACACTTGTTGTTTGCCGATGAAATAATAGGGGAGACCCTCCTTTCTTTACTCATTACCTTTTTGCTGTATTGGCTTTTCACCTTTGTGCTAAAACGCAAAGAAAAAGCTTTGTGTATGCTAGTAGAACAAATGAGCGATAGTGATTTCGACTTGCTGTTAAAAGTAAAGGATAGTCTGTTCATTCTCAATCGCTATAATCCGCCGTTTGTGTTGTGCAATAAGCAACTTTACTTCTTTATTTTCTATGCGATTCGTGAAATTGACCCTACTAAAATCACGGATATGGGTTGGGGTTATAGCCAAAATGGTTTATATGTAAAAATCAAATCACCTAAAGTCACAAGGATTACAATGTCGACTGGAGCATTGCCTTACCTCTTGCAAATCATTAAAAAATATAACAAAAAAATATGAACTTTTTAATTAGAAAACTTGGAAATTAGAAAATTAGCAAATGAGAGAATGAGAAAATGGAGTAAATGCAATAATACCAGAAATGCCAATAATGCCACCAAGGGAAATGGACGAGTCGGACAGGTCAGAGGAGATGTTGAGGGATTCGAAAGGAAACGGAAAAGAACGGAAGAAGGGAGGGAGGATTTTTGATGAAAAAGGGGTGTAAGATGGGTGGGGTTAGCTTATAGAGAGCTTATAGGAAGCTTATACGAATCTTGGACGATTGGTATAGAAAGGGTGTATAAGTAGTTGTCTCATAATATAATACAACAGGGGTAAAAATGTTAAAAAGAGGGTTTCGAGGCGAAAGAAAAGGAATCCTCATCCCGATCACATACTCTCCTATTCGGAGACTTCTCCCAAGGAGAGGGGGTGTAGTGACGAGTAGAGAGCGACGGAAAAAGGGGAATGTGGCGACGGAAAGGTGGAGGTAAGGTGGGGAAGTTTATAAGATGAAAAGTCTTTTATTTTGTCCACGAGAAAAGGCGCATATCTCCTGCTTCTAAGGTGTATGTTTTAGAGGTTGTCCAATCGACCGGGAGCAAGCGGGCTTCTTTGCTTACTTCTTGTACTTCGGCAGTGGCTTTTATCTCTAAGGGCAACGTTTTGAGAGGACTGTGGTTTACAATCATCAAATAGTAGCGTGACCCGTTCTGCAAGAGCGAAACAGTTGCCCCTATATCGCCTGTTTTGAGGACTTCAAAGTTTTTGGGCAAAACCAATCTTTTTGTGCCTGCGGGAATGCTTTTGCCGGTATGCCATACGTTGAGCATCTTTGCTCCTACGAACACGCCGGAAAGTTTCTGTACTTCGGCATTGGCTTGCGCTAATCGGTAATAGGTAGCATTTTTAGAGCCATCGGGCGCAATAGGCGCTTTGTAAGTTAGGTTATCAGGAGGGGTGGTGTAGGTGAAGAACTGCATCAGTTGCGAACCATAGGCTAAGTTGGTGTACAGTTGCAAGCGGAGGTCGGCAAGGGTAGGTTCTGGATATCCACCTTCACCGAGAGGGTGGGACGATGATAGCACGAGCGTCCATAGAGGAATGCGTAATTCTTTGGCTTTTGCCGAGAAGACTTCTAAGTTTTTATACCACAATCCGTTTACGGTTCTCTCTTTTGCTCCTTTGTTGAGTACGATAGGGTAGAAGGTAGAAGAGAGCATTTGCAGAGGGAGGGTGCGGGTAGCTTTTTCAAGATAAGCATTAAAGGAGGCGCCTAATTGCTTTTCGGAAGTGTCTATTGAGAGGAAATTCACATAGCAGATGCCTTTTTTATCGATTTGCTGAAAGCGTTTCATCTTCGCAGCTATCTTATCTAAATCTTTCATTGAGGGTTCGTCTGCCATAAACCAGCCTGCCACAGCAGGGTGGTCTTTTAGGGCTTTAATGGTTGCTTCGGTATCGGTAGAGAGTTCTGAGCAACTTACAATACTCTTCATTTGTAGGTTTTGCATCTTATTCAAAGCCTCTTTCACTTGGGAAAGGGTGGAATAATAGGGGTACATATTGTAATTTAAGCCCGCTTGTTTCATCTCTTGATAGGCTTCAGTAGAGGATTGAGGGGAGAGCCCTATCCACGCCATCATTGGGAAGGGGGTGTTGTTGGAGATAAGAGTGCCGTTATCTTCGCTGTTATTGTCTTTTTGGCAACCTGTGAAAAGGCATAAAGCGCTTAAACCGATGTAAAGAAATCTTTTCATTTGGGTGATGTTTATGGTCTTGACAGCGCAAAAATACAAAATAAATTGTAAAAAAGGTGACGATATGAAGGAAAATGATTACTTTTGTCGCAAGAGAAGTCGTAGCACGACAAACAGTATGAGTCGCATAGGTGAAAAATTATCAAATTTGTAAATAAGCAAATGAGGAAATGTGAACCATATATGCAGTTTGAGCCACACAGGCATCCGTAGCACGGAAGGCAGAAGAAAAACGATTTGAGAACTAAGAACTCACGAGTGAAAATTTAAAACTAAATAATAGAACAATGAAAAGAACGATTTTAATGCTTCTTATTGTCTTTGGAGCACTCTCTTGTAGTAAAGAGGATATTAAGAGATTAGAAGGAAAGGTAGATGTTACCGTCTACGTAAAAGACAACAACGGTACGCCCTTAAAGAATTGGCACGTATATGCTTACGATGAATGGGCGTGGGAACACAAAAGCGACTCGCACCCTACTTTTCACGCGAAGCAGTCGGTGACAGATGATGAGGGGATAGCCTCGTTTGTACTGAGTGTAGATGTGATTGATGAGCAGGAAGTGTATCAGTTTGTGGTGTATTATACTGAGGGCAATGCAGGGAAGAAAAATCTTTCGGGCACTGAAATTACTAAGAACAGTTTGAAAACAGTGAAAACGGTTACCCTTAAAGCGAAAGAAAAATCAACGATTACAATTGCGTTGTAGTAGTTATCGGACAGGTTTGCCCCTTGAAACTTAAAAACGCTAAAACATTATGGATAAGAACAGTGTTTTACAGTACAAAAATCTGTTTGACGGCATTACTCATTATATAGAAAGTGAAGATGCCAAAGAGAAAATAGAAGTGTGGTTTGCCCGTGAGTTGCAAACCATATTGGGCTATGCCCGATGGGAGAACTTTTCGGTAGCGATACACCGAGCAGTTGCTTCGTGTATGTCACAACAAATCAATGTAGATGACCATTTTCGTGAGGTCACGAAAATGGTCGAATTAGGCAGTGGCTCTAAGCGTGAAATTATGGATTTTATGCTTACCCGTTATGCCTGCTATCTCATTGCTCAGAATGGTGACCCTAAAAAAGAAGAAGTGGCTTTTGCTCAGAGTTATTTTGCTGTACAGACACGTAAGGCTGAGCTCATAGAAGAACGCCTCAACTTGCTTTCTCGTTTAGAAACACGCGACAAACTCAGAAGTGCCGAAAAGCAACTCTCACAGAATATTTATGAGCGAGGCGTTGATGATAAAGGCTTTGCGCGTATCCGCTCCAAAGGCGATACCGCTCTTTTTGGCGGACATACTACTGAGGATATGAAGCTACGGTTAGGAATAAAAGCCAACAGACCTTTGGCAGATTTCTTACCAACGCTTACGATTGCAGCTAAGAACCTCGCTACCGAAATGACCAATTACAATGTAGAAAGTAATGATTTGCACGGCGAATCTGCCATCACACACGAGCACGTACAAAATAACCAAACTGTACGACAAATGTTAGGGCAACGTGGTATCAAACCAGAAGAATTATCTCCTGCCGAAGATATTAAGAAATTAGAGCGCAAAGTAGCGCGTGATGAGAAAATGATAGCTGAACACTCTCAAAAATTGCCTAAAAACTAAAATAATAATAACTTACCTCTTACCTATGCTAAGATTCACCGCTCTTACTACCGCACAAAACCGCAAACCGGTGGCGGTACCCGAAAATGGCAAACGCTCCGAACTGTTTGCCCAAAATGTATTCAACGAAGAGGCTATGCGCCAACTGATGACCCGCGATGCCTTTGCCGCTGTAATGAACGCCATTCACAATGGCACTAAAATAGACCGCCGTGTAGCCGACCAAGTGGCTACCGCTATGCGCGATTGGGCAATCTCCAAAGGCGCTACCCACTACACCCACTGGTTCCAACCTCTTACAGGGGGCACAGCCGAAAAGCACGACGCTTTCTTTGAGCCTGTTACTCGCGACCGCGCTATCGAACGCTTCGGGGGCGGACAGCTCGTACAACAAGAGTCCGACGCTTCCAGTTTCCCCAATGGTGGTATCCGCAATACTTTTGAGGCGCGGGGCTACACCGCTTGGGATCCTTCTTCACCGCCTTTTGTATATGGCACCGTGCTTTGTATCCCTACAATATTCATTGCCTATACCGGCGAGGCGTTGGACAATAAAACGCCTTTGCTCAAAGCTCTTAGCGTTATCGACCAAGCAGCTACCGAGGTTGCCCGCTATTTCGACAAAAATGTGAGCAAAGTCACCACTACCTTAGGCTGTGAACAAGAGTACTTCCTCATCGATAAAGCCCTTGCCAATACCCGCCCCGATTTGATGATTACCGGTCGCACCCTCTTAGGGCATCAAGCGGCTAAGGGGCAACAGTTGGACGACCACTATTTAGGGGCAATTCCAAGCCGTGTGTTGGCTTTTATGCGCGATTTGGAGCAAGAGTGTCTATTGCTCGGAATCCCCGTCAAAACGCGTCATAACGAGGTCGCGCCTAACCAGTTTGAGTTGGCGCCTATTTTTGAAGAAGCCAACCTTGCTGTCGATCAAAACTCTCTGCTGATGGACGTGATGCGCAAAGTAGCCGAACGCCACGACTTTGTGATCCTATTCCACGAAAAACCCTTTGCAGGGGTCAATGGTTCGGGCAAGCATAACAACTGGTCGCTTGTAACTGATACAGGCGTAAACCTCTTGGCGCCTAGCAAAACGCCTATCAAGAACCTGCAATTCCTCACTTTCTTCATCTGTACTATCAAGGCAGTATGTGAATACGAGCCTTTGTTAAGAGCCTCGGTGGCATCAGCAACTAATGATTACCGATTAGGCGCTAATGAAGCACCGCCTGCCATAGTATCGGTGTTTATAGGCGAACAGCTTACCCAAGTCTTAGATGCCTTAGAAGTGTCGTCCGATAACCTATCTCCCGAAGAAAAAACCGAACTCAAACTGAATGTAGTAGGCAAAATACCCGACCTCTTTCTCGATACTACCGACCGCAATCGCACCTCACCTTTTGCCTTTACGGGCAACAAGTTCGAGTTCCGTGCCGTGGGCTCTAAAGCCAATTGTGGCAAGCCTACAATGGTACTGAGCACCATAGTAGCTCAACAACTCACCGAGTTTAAGAAGGCAGTTGATGCGCTCATCGAAGGAGGCAAGAAGAAAGAAGATGCTATTTTTAAAGTGTTGCGCCGCTACATTAAGGAAAGTAAGAAAATACGCTTTGAAGGCGACGGTTATAGCAAAGAATGGGAGGAAGAGGCTGCTCGCCGTGGTTTGAGTAATCATAAAACGACACCTGAGGCACTGAAAGAAAACATCAGTGAGAAGGCTGTGGCTTTGTTTGAAAGTACAGGAGTACTCAGCAAAGTAGAGCTTTTAGCGCGTTATGAAATTGGCTTAGAAGAATACGTGAAAACCGTGCAGATAGAATCGCGTGTATTAGGCGATATTGCCCGTAATCACGTGGTGCCAACAGCCGTGCGTTACCAAAACACCCTTATTGAGAACGTGAAAGGCTTAAAAGAAATATTTGGCGATAGCTACCAAGAAGTCGCTGCCGAGCAAATGGAACTCATACGCCATATTTCCGAGCATATCAAGGTGATCCACAGTCAGGTAGAGGCAATGGTAGAGGCGCGAAAGCACGCTAATCACTTACCCGATTTTGAAGCTAAAGCCGATGCTTATTGCAATGAGGTCAAACCTTTCTTTGAGATAATACGCTACCATTGCGACAAACTCGAACTTATGGTAGACGACGAACTTTGGACACTGACAAAATACCGCGAATTGTTTTTTAATTAGCAAATTAGAAGATGAGAGAATTAGAAAATTTGAAATGAGAAAATAAGGTGCGAGCCGCACAGGCAGTGTGAGCCACATAGGCTGTTGAATTAGCAAATTTAGAGGATTGAGGA is from Capnocytophaga ochracea DSM 7271 and encodes:
- a CDS encoding STM3941 family protein; this translates as MKDTIIIPFSKKKMLKLTGIYALIILGVAGVIALILSADTLNLYYLAFFLVLLIVTIILFFMGIKGLLSLKRSKGGVILTPEYLKSNVNLVGKWVGEIPWNEIAAIGRMKFYGIHIHIKLKHPENYLSRIKSKEIRNRFEGIQIDNSELEITFEELEGLINEYFAKYGNS
- the dinD gene encoding DNA damage-inducible protein D, with protein sequence MDKNSVLQYKNLFDGITHYIESEDAKEKIEVWFARELQTILGYARWENFSVAIHRAVASCMSQQINVDDHFREVTKMVELGSGSKREIMDFMLTRYACYLIAQNGDPKKEEVAFAQSYFAVQTRKAELIEERLNLLSRLETRDKLRSAEKQLSQNIYERGVDDKGFARIRSKGDTALFGGHTTEDMKLRLGIKANRPLADFLPTLTIAAKNLATEMTNYNVESNDLHGESAITHEHVQNNQTVRQMLGQRGIKPEELSPAEDIKKLERKVARDEKMIAEHSQKLPKN
- a CDS encoding glutamine synthetase III family protein, encoding MLRFTALTTAQNRKPVAVPENGKRSELFAQNVFNEEAMRQLMTRDAFAAVMNAIHNGTKIDRRVADQVATAMRDWAISKGATHYTHWFQPLTGGTAEKHDAFFEPVTRDRAIERFGGGQLVQQESDASSFPNGGIRNTFEARGYTAWDPSSPPFVYGTVLCIPTIFIAYTGEALDNKTPLLKALSVIDQAATEVARYFDKNVSKVTTTLGCEQEYFLIDKALANTRPDLMITGRTLLGHQAAKGQQLDDHYLGAIPSRVLAFMRDLEQECLLLGIPVKTRHNEVAPNQFELAPIFEEANLAVDQNSLLMDVMRKVAERHDFVILFHEKPFAGVNGSGKHNNWSLVTDTGVNLLAPSKTPIKNLQFLTFFICTIKAVCEYEPLLRASVASATNDYRLGANEAPPAIVSVFIGEQLTQVLDALEVSSDNLSPEEKTELKLNVVGKIPDLFLDTTDRNRTSPFAFTGNKFEFRAVGSKANCGKPTMVLSTIVAQQLTEFKKAVDALIEGGKKKEDAIFKVLRRYIKESKKIRFEGDGYSKEWEEEAARRGLSNHKTTPEALKENISEKAVALFESTGVLSKVELLARYEIGLEEYVKTVQIESRVLGDIARNHVVPTAVRYQNTLIENVKGLKEIFGDSYQEVAAEQMELIRHISEHIKVIHSQVEAMVEARKHANHLPDFEAKADAYCNEVKPFFEIIRYHCDKLELMVDDELWTLTKYRELFFN